The nucleotide window GCATGCGCGGGATGCGCACGAGCTCAGTAGTACGGAGTTGATAAGCCTTGAGGCGGATTCTCGGGTGAAGCACCGCCAAGGCAGGCGGGGCCGTTACCGTTAAACCCCGGGCCAGGTTTGCCAGGCGTCGCATATCCTTCGGGTTGAATCCGGGGGGAGGGGTCACCAGCGCTGCCTGGAGCTCCTCCCAAGTAGTGATGCGGTAGGGTGGAGACAGGTACGCCAGGGGTGTTTCTTGCGGTGTCATCCTTCAGCTTGCCTCATGTACCGGCGAAAACAGTGCAAAAAAAACCCCGACGCCAGCGACGTCGGGGTGTGCGGGATCCTGTCGCGGTCAGATGACCGAGACGTTCGTGGCCTGCAGGCCCTTCGGGGTCTCCATGATGTCGAATTGCACGCGCTGGCCTTCGCTCAGCTTGCGAAATCCTTCGCCCTCGATCTGGCGGTAATGTACGAACACATCGCCACCCGAATCGCGGGTGATGAACCCGTACCCCTTGGCCTCATTGAACCACTTTACCACTCCCTGTTCCATGCTGCAAAATCCTTTCAAAACGGTGAGACGGACCAGTACAACCGGAGTGTTGCAGCTCTGTTCGGAACGCTCGGCGGACCGCGAGAGCACCTCGCCCACCCGTTCGCCGCGCCCTCGCCTCCTCCCCCGCGGCACTACTGCGCGTACAACAGAGGGCTGACATACAGTACTTCGGTGTACCAACAATTGTGGTCAAATGTAACAACAATCCGCGAAGAATGCAAGCACTTTCTTCACATTTTTCTCTGCGGCCGCAGGAAAGGTGCCTGCGGGCAGAGAAAGCAAAGGCAGCCCGACGAGCTGCCTTTGATAGTAGCGGGGGGTGGATTTGAACCACCGACCTTTGGGTTATGAGCCCAACGAGCTACCAGACTGCTCCACCCCGCGATTTCGGTTACTAATATACAACAATTTTGCCGAAAATCAAGGGCTTTTTTGCCGCCCCGTGAACAGCTCAGGCAAGCACTCGCCATTGCTCTGTCTTAGTCCGCTAGCATTGGATAGGTCCGGTTCGAATCTTCTTACCCCGAGGCCATCCTCCACCTCTTGCTCCGACAGCTGAAAGATCTCCCCGCATGTCTGCCAGAGGTTTACTCGACCGGCACGTGAGCAAGGGAGGACCACCCATAAGCCACGGATCCCATACCGAGCGCCGCAAAGACTCCAAGAATCCGGCTGACCCGCGTCCGCAACTCGTCTGCCGCTTCCAGATCGACGTCCAGCACTTGAATCATATGGCGCCGCTTTAGCCCTTCGTCGCTGACCACCTGCTTCCTCAGTACGCGATGCGCCCTATCGCCACCGGTGCCCTTTCGCGAGCTTTCCTGTGAGCTGCCGATAGA belongs to Calditrichota bacterium and includes:
- a CDS encoding cold-shock protein yields the protein MEQGVVKWFNEAKGYGFITRDSGGDVFVHYRQIEGEGFRKLSEGQRVQFDIMETPKGLQATNVSVI